In Halobacteroides halobius DSM 5150, the genomic window AGTTAAACCAGCTAAAGTAATTACACAAAAGTCTATTATTAATAAACTTTTACCAGGACTAAAGTGAGTATACTTACTAATTATTTGAGCTACTAAATCAGTTCCTCCAGTAGTTCCCTTGGCCCTAAAGACCAATCCTAAGCCTAACCCTGCCAATCCTCCTCCATAAAGAGAGGCTAATAAAGGATCATGAGTTATAACTGCTAATTTCCCAGTCAATAAATCTGTGGCTAAAGATAAAGCTACAATTCCATATAAAGTTCTAATCCCAAATTTAGTCCCTAACTCTTTAACCCCAGCAATAAAAAGAGGAATATTTAAAGCTAACATAACCTTACCAACAGGTAGATTAAATATATAATAAATTATTGTGGCTAAACCACTTACCCCTCCAGCAGCTATTTTATTGGGTATTAAAAATATAACTAAACCCATTGCTGTTAGTAATGAGCCTATTGTAATCATAAAGTAATCATAAAATAATTCCTTCTTTAACATAACACATCACCTTATCTATTTTAATCGTTGGTGTAAGACTTTATAAATAAACTCTGGTAAGGCCGTCATCCTACCTAGACGTTTAGGCTCTTGTAACAGTCTATATAACCACTCCAGATTAAGACCTTGTATAACCTCTGGAGCCCGTTTTTTATTACCAGCTAAGATATCAAATGTACCTCCTACACCAATTCCAACTGGTATATCTAATTGATCTAAATAAGTAGCTAACCATTTTTCTTGTAAAGGAACCCCCATACCTACTAATAGTATATCAATCTCCTCTTTTTTAATCTCAT contains:
- a CDS encoding YitT family protein; translation: MLKKELFYDYFMITIGSLLTAMGLVIFLIPNKIAAGGVSGLATIIYYIFNLPVGKVMLALNIPLFIAGVKELGTKFGIRTLYGIVALSLATDLLTGKLAVITHDPLLASLYGGGLAGLGLGLVFRAKGTTGGTDLVAQIISKYTHFSPGKSLLIIDFCVITLAGLTFDAEQALYAFIALYVTSYAIDLVQEGLDIAKATFIISDCAPQIRQEILEEMDRGVTILKGEGGFSSNSKEILLCSISRSEVSDLKRLVHTIDEDAFVIITEAHEVLGEGFNEHKIKGV